The proteins below come from a single Salvelinus fontinalis isolate EN_2023a chromosome 1, ASM2944872v1, whole genome shotgun sequence genomic window:
- the LOC129860526 gene encoding keratin-associated protein 10-5-like: MPLSLLLPMPLLLPLSLLLTPASTAASVSNNNPASTAVPDSNAAHNTTATPASTAVPDSNAASNSTAAPAAAPLSLLLPLLLCPFLYCCPCCCAPFSTAAPAAAPLSLLLSLLLCPFLYCCPCCCAPFSTAAPAAVPLSLLLPLLLRPFLYCCPCCCAPFSTAAPAAAPLSLLLPLLLRPFLYCCPCCCAPFSTAAPAAAPLSLLLSLLLCPFLYCCPCCCALFSTAAPAAVPLSLLLPLMLCPFLYCCPCCCAPFSTAAPAAASFSLLLPLLLRPFLYCRPCCCAPFSTAAPAAAPFSLLLPLLLRPFSTAAPAAAPLSLLLPLLLHPFLYCCPCCCVPFSTAVPVFITRRCLYYCPFLHCCPWLY, from the coding sequence ATGCCCCTGTCTCTACTGCTGCCAATGCCTCTACTGCTGCCCCTGtctctactactaacccctgccTCTACTGCTGCCTCTGTCTCTAATAATAATCCTGCCTCTACTGCTGTCCCTGACTCTAATGCTGCCCAtaacactactgctactcctgCATCTACTGCTGTCCCTGACTCTAATGCTGCCTCCAACTCTACTGCTGCCCCTGCTGCTGCGCCCCTTTCTCTACTGCTGCCCCTGCTGCTGTGCCCCTTTCTCTACTGCTGCCCCTGCTGCTGTGCCCCTTTCTCTACTGCTGCCCCTGCTGCTGCGCCCCTTTCTCTACTGCTGTCCCTGCTGCTGTGCCCCTTTCTCTACTGCTGCCCCTGCTGCTGTGCCCCTTTCTCTACTGCTGCCCCTGCTGCTGTGCCCCTTTCTCTACTGCTGCCACTGCTGCTGCGCCCCTTTCTCTACTGCTGCCCCTGCTGCTGTGCCCCTTTCTCTACTGCTGCCCCTGCTGCTGCGCCCCTTTCTCTACTGCTGCCCCTGCTGCTGCGCCCCTTTCTCTACTGCTGCCCCTGCTGCTGCGCCCCTTTCTCTACTGCTGCCCCTGCTGCTGCTCCCCTTTCTCTACTGCTGTCCCTGCTGCTGTGCCCCTTTCTCTACTGCTGCCCCTGCTGCTGCGCCCTTTTCTCTACTGCTGCCCCTGCTGCTGTGCCCCTTTCTCTATTGCTGCCCCTGATGCTGTGCCCCTTTCTCTATTGCTGCCCCTGCTGCTGCGCCCCTTTCTCTACTGCTGCCCCTGCTGCTGCATCCTTTTCTCTACTGCTGCCCCTGCTGCTGCGCCCCTTTCTCTACTGCCGCCCCTGCTGCTGCGCCCCTTTCTCTACTGCTGCCCCTGCTGCTGCACCCTTTTCTCTACTGCTTCCCCTGCTGCTGCGCCCTTTCTCTACTGCTGCCCCTGCTGCTGCGCCCCTTTCTCTACTGCTGCCCCTGCTGCTGCACCCTTTTCTCTACTGCTGCCCCTGCTGTTGCGTACCTTTCTCTACTGCTGTCCCTGTCTTTATCACACGCCGTTGTCTCTACTACTGCCCCTTCCTCCACTGCTGCCCCTGGCTCTACTAA